One region of Termitidicoccus mucosus genomic DNA includes:
- a CDS encoding MFS transporter, which translates to MIVANPAAAKPLSPNYRWLILGLLIFIGYLNQFDRQTVSVLKTTIKAAFEIDDSGYALLVNAFTACYALAYIGSGWVVDRIGPRMALTLFVFVWSLVTVGCGLAHTLWLMIILRGFLGLAEPGLFPVTMRVSTVWAADKNRGVFMALATIGTSIGSITAVPIIAWLTIHFHWRLAFVVPGALGIMLAWLWWTKYREPSAGSGGTGDPPVRRCSAPPSPKNMGGDVHATQPAAAAPPLPWGRLWRQRPLWGVILVRLLSDPVWYFCLFWMPGYLQESKQVSIGLLGVIGWIPFLCATLGGLAFTALSDHRAKLAGLRGRKYLVMATAVAGPLCWLIPHMPIMPTIVLFCIIAVLCNAWLGSIAPIIAQIFPVGNVASVYGIAGAFGATGAIVFNWLIGQAATLFGMDTLFIVMGFLHPCAALVMAFFIRSKDIIKPAGEAV; encoded by the coding sequence ATGATCGTCGCAAACCCCGCCGCCGCGAAGCCGCTCTCGCCGAACTACCGCTGGCTGATTCTCGGGCTGCTGATTTTCATCGGCTACCTGAACCAGTTTGACCGGCAGACCGTCTCCGTCCTCAAGACGACCATCAAGGCGGCGTTCGAAATTGACGATTCCGGCTACGCGCTGCTTGTGAACGCCTTCACCGCCTGTTACGCCCTTGCCTATATCGGCAGCGGCTGGGTGGTGGACCGCATCGGGCCAAGGATGGCGCTGACGTTGTTTGTGTTTGTGTGGTCGCTGGTGACGGTGGGCTGCGGGCTTGCGCACACGCTTTGGCTGATGATTATTTTGCGCGGTTTTCTCGGGCTGGCGGAGCCGGGTTTGTTTCCGGTGACCATGCGCGTGTCCACCGTCTGGGCGGCGGATAAAAACCGCGGGGTCTTCATGGCGCTCGCCACCATCGGGACAAGCATCGGGAGCATCACGGCGGTGCCCATCATCGCATGGCTGACGATTCACTTTCACTGGCGACTGGCCTTCGTCGTGCCGGGCGCGCTCGGGATCATGCTGGCGTGGTTGTGGTGGACGAAATACCGGGAGCCGTCAGCCGGATCGGGTGGCACGGGCGACCCGCCCGTGCGACGGTGCTCCGCGCCGCCATCCCCGAAAAACATGGGCGGGGACGTCCATGCCACGCAACCCGCCGCCGCCGCGCCGCCGCTTCCGTGGGGCCGGCTCTGGCGGCAGCGTCCGCTCTGGGGCGTGATCCTTGTGCGGCTTCTCAGTGACCCGGTTTGGTATTTCTGTCTGTTCTGGATGCCGGGATATTTGCAGGAGTCGAAGCAGGTTTCCATTGGACTGCTCGGTGTCATTGGGTGGATTCCGTTTTTGTGTGCGACGCTCGGCGGACTGGCGTTCACCGCGCTGTCCGACCACCGCGCCAAGCTCGCCGGCCTGCGCGGGCGCAAATATCTCGTCATGGCAACAGCGGTGGCGGGGCCGCTTTGCTGGCTGATACCTCATATGCCCATCATGCCGACCATCGTGCTGTTTTGCATCATCGCCGTGTTGTGCAACGCCTGGCTCGGCTCCATCGCGCCCATCATCGCGCAAATTTTCCCGGTGGGAAACGTGGCCAGCGTTTACGGCATCGCGGGCGCGTTTGGCGCGACGGGGGCGATCGTGTTCAACTGGCTCATCGGCCAGGCGGCCACCTTGTTCGGCATGGACACGCTTTTTATCGTGATGGGCTTCCTGCATCCGTGCGCCGCGCTCGTGATGGCGTTCTTTATACGAAGCAAGGATATCATAAAACCGGCCGGCGAAGCTGTGTAA
- a CDS encoding TonB-dependent siderophore receptor, translating into MSTPKLTRLFPVLLLAPCILGAQQTGTSPAIPEDEGDIVVLTPFEVRDQKDDSYGATNAVSGTRLNTNLLELPKTVDVVTSEFIKDIGAIDMQQALQYSAGITYADDTPGADDAYGGRFIIRGIQTSTSYRNGFPSSFIVDPVLLDRIEIIKGPSSTFSGPIEPGGTRNYITRKPPAKQSSSLSSRYESYDRFRAQLVNGGPLTRSKSLSYRLAAVYEDFDSHQDFANRKRHVVAGTALWKPSSKITLQSDVQFIRSKVIPSADIGYYTLTGASTRTYVHDVSHSFNSYGPNAYANTDQVSALTDFTYQLNRAWTFRVGLMYTYQDVARLLPSMGSQIVLVNPATGAADPSGVRAVSRTQIDYMPDAVSYAVNPQVYAVGQFQYWGIDHKLMFGADYYYFDTKNDIYRRTFTGVLPRVYLDKNGPSNYDFGAPSDFDIFTLRRTLARYESVSMNNILQFFKRRLTLLQSIRYTYIDNILKNIDPAVNSRQQSTDDNIVQSYGASYKIVPGLSAFVSFSQSFNPQPLYYTYDGKLIDPIEGEGWDFGFKYNIIKDKLSGTVTAYSLKQRNTASTDPDHSGYYIASGEIESKGVEFTLQAQPAKPWQLTFGYSYIDAEVVKAYQNLVQRLGRVANVPKHQVTLWNHYRISNGALKGLAGGLGVVYMSGRRTQFGWWDQPGIEAPSYTKLDLSLTYSFKVGKMPVTLRGEINNLTDKEYFSSYNFYGMPRTFAGSIEVRF; encoded by the coding sequence ATGAGCACACCCAAACTGACGCGTTTATTTCCGGTCCTCCTGCTCGCACCCTGCATCCTGGGCGCGCAACAAACCGGCACCTCGCCGGCCATTCCGGAAGACGAAGGAGACATCGTTGTCCTCACGCCATTTGAGGTGAGGGACCAGAAAGACGACAGCTACGGCGCCACCAACGCCGTGTCCGGCACGCGCCTGAACACCAACCTGCTTGAACTCCCGAAGACGGTCGATGTGGTCACTTCCGAATTCATCAAGGACATCGGCGCGATCGACATGCAGCAGGCGTTGCAATACTCCGCCGGCATCACCTACGCGGACGACACTCCCGGCGCGGACGATGCCTACGGCGGGCGTTTCATTATCCGCGGCATCCAGACCAGCACCTCTTATCGCAACGGCTTCCCTTCGTCCTTCATCGTGGACCCGGTGTTGCTTGACCGCATCGAAATCATAAAAGGTCCGTCCTCCACCTTTTCCGGCCCCATCGAGCCCGGCGGCACCCGCAACTATATCACCCGCAAACCGCCCGCGAAGCAGTCGTCATCCCTTTCCAGCCGCTACGAAAGCTATGACCGCTTCCGCGCGCAACTCGTCAATGGCGGTCCGCTCACGCGGAGCAAATCCCTCTCCTACCGCCTCGCGGCGGTTTACGAGGATTTCGATTCGCATCAGGATTTCGCGAACCGCAAGCGCCATGTCGTCGCGGGCACCGCGCTTTGGAAACCGAGTTCGAAGATCACGCTCCAGTCCGATGTCCAGTTCATCCGCAGCAAGGTCATTCCCAGCGCGGACATCGGTTACTATACGCTTACCGGCGCCAGCACCCGGACCTACGTTCACGATGTCTCCCACTCGTTCAACAGCTACGGTCCCAATGCCTACGCCAACACGGACCAGGTCTCGGCGCTGACCGACTTTACGTATCAGCTCAACCGCGCATGGACGTTCCGTGTCGGCCTCATGTACACCTATCAGGATGTGGCGCGCCTGCTCCCCAGCATGGGGTCCCAGATTGTCTTGGTGAATCCCGCCACGGGCGCGGCCGATCCCAGCGGAGTCCGGGCCGTTTCCCGCACCCAGATTGATTACATGCCGGATGCGGTCAGCTATGCCGTCAATCCGCAGGTTTACGCGGTGGGGCAGTTTCAATACTGGGGGATAGACCACAAGCTCATGTTCGGCGCCGACTATTATTACTTTGATACGAAGAACGACATCTACCGGAGAACCTTCACCGGAGTCCTTCCGCGGGTTTATCTCGATAAAAACGGCCCCAGCAATTATGACTTCGGCGCGCCGTCCGATTTTGACATCTTTACCCTTCGCCGCACCCTCGCCCGTTATGAGAGTGTTTCGATGAACAACATCCTGCAATTCTTCAAGCGGCGCCTTACTCTCCTTCAATCCATTCGTTACACCTATATCGATAATATTTTAAAGAACATCGACCCGGCCGTTAATTCGCGCCAGCAGTCCACCGACGACAATATCGTCCAGTCTTACGGAGCTTCCTATAAAATCGTTCCCGGGCTGTCGGCCTTCGTCAGTTTCAGCCAGTCCTTCAATCCGCAGCCGCTTTATTATACCTACGACGGCAAGCTGATCGACCCCATCGAGGGCGAGGGCTGGGACTTCGGTTTCAAATACAATATCATCAAGGACAAGCTTTCCGGCACGGTCACGGCCTATTCGCTCAAGCAGAGGAACACCGCCAGCACCGACCCCGATCACTCGGGCTACTACATCGCCTCCGGTGAAATAGAGAGCAAGGGCGTGGAGTTCACGCTCCAGGCGCAACCGGCGAAGCCCTGGCAGCTCACATTTGGTTATTCCTATATCGATGCGGAAGTCGTCAAGGCCTACCAGAATCTCGTCCAGCGCCTCGGCCGCGTCGCCAACGTGCCCAAGCACCAGGTCACGCTCTGGAACCATTATCGCATTTCCAATGGCGCGCTCAAGGGACTGGCGGGCGGGCTGGGCGTCGTATACATGTCCGGCCGCCGCACCCAGTTCGGCTGGTGGGACCAGCCCGGCATTGAGGCGCCCTCCTATACCAAGCTCGACCTCAGCCTCACCTATTCCTTTAAAGTCGGGAAAATGCCGGTCACGCTTCGCGGCGAGATCAACAACCTGACCGACAAGGAATATTTTTCCTCTTATAATTTCTACGGCATGCCGCGCACCTTCGCCGGTTCCATCGAGGTCAGGTTTTGA
- a CDS encoding beta-galactosidase, with translation MTTSKHPLPFACMPSLRFFVIVLAAFALPAATAASDPLENSSAYSLLRNADGSPREGAYPMGFVRGRPEQVVQLGYNQAQDTAMFDSVVKGLPYPGPSAYLQSRLGLQHYSMALPADSLAGLFSAALRNGATQTGPVKGIGPLRLAIGPDGKPYAHPSERTRDLPKIIDLCDVFDPNTRLFLKQYVTEHVKSRAGSPIDNSVVRWGLDNEWEARPNHSPGAKKLFVEWLKRAYGGDIAALNEAWGGTTFKKFDARLAAHTPDVDEYAKNPGLFLDWCEFQAGFFTHVMAEQMAAMREADPRKRGVVHKSTQITLEVPDCARMRMMDHGSFAEAVRPYGGGLYGIDMYGAGDRQAYEANYIYNCIRPADRAPGFGVMLCENNNHGGPGHQFAATEWRLLANGVKGMMYFTPGYIGAPKKDDFNTFAFIDPVTGRPKDKLFYAARWAGAVHRSEKFWTDAVPAPGLPRIAMLVPKRDILLSERSDRNKNEGRFSYPRNHRWMVFRWLREQGYWVDVLPYEKLRDDYLAAYDALVLVGAEHLAPRECEAIARFTASGRVLVADTMPGYFDQHHRKLNAFAKPMGVEVTRLPAPGEIGFELDGRRVAAKTPVSITVSDAEVLAKDEKGAPLALLKTFHDGRILLLPFELGSLVHDRKADALASTQSVAAPTAGSEHYAAFPGEFDIGAWLGGLLARAGVKPATAVVSGGGDATRIIRIEQPYVDAAGNIAVVVADRAQLDPQEKIPAGEIELPLPDGAWESALWAAAEDAGLHPVKVRRVSGALHRVSLPEVASAGVLYFFRKHDPLIGLSRIETGAVSADGQTAKVAPGATFAVSATLFNTTGATLPEGGLRLLAPAGWTISGSNAATPALAPGASAEASFTITAEPDGRRMAPDWIYPLVARWNTAGEDRAIAATWVEGAPVPADIPLLLTDNARYPDDYPYKKKTGATYRYTDPSWAAADPISKAGRTKPGEALTGGFGSIGGERNSFNRGDYVKTFYARYPSRQVEVVFDLRDAHALRRLNIVAGPEPVQPREVRVLTSEDGGSFALQKTIAWTANEMELIAGLDDVRARHVKLVVEWPAAGGTLDEVEIWGR, from the coding sequence ATGACGACCTCAAAACACCCGCTACCGTTTGCCTGCATGCCCAGCCTGAGATTTTTCGTGATCGTGCTCGCCGCGTTTGCCCTCCCGGCGGCGACCGCCGCGTCCGACCCGCTCGAAAACTCGTCCGCGTATTCGCTGCTGCGCAACGCCGATGGCAGCCCGCGCGAAGGCGCGTATCCGATGGGCTTCGTGCGCGGTCGTCCGGAGCAGGTGGTGCAGCTCGGTTACAACCAGGCGCAGGACACCGCGATGTTTGACTCGGTTGTGAAAGGGCTGCCGTATCCAGGACCGTCCGCGTATCTCCAGTCGCGGTTGGGCCTTCAGCATTACAGCATGGCGCTGCCGGCCGACAGCCTGGCGGGACTGTTCAGCGCGGCGTTGAGAAACGGCGCGACGCAGACCGGGCCGGTGAAGGGCATCGGGCCGCTGCGCCTGGCCATCGGCCCGGATGGCAAACCCTACGCGCACCCGAGCGAGAGGACGCGCGATCTCCCGAAGATCATCGACCTTTGCGATGTTTTCGACCCGAACACCCGCCTGTTTCTCAAGCAATATGTCACCGAGCATGTGAAGTCCCGCGCCGGCTCGCCGATCGACAACAGCGTCGTGCGCTGGGGGCTCGACAACGAGTGGGAGGCGCGCCCGAATCATTCGCCCGGAGCCAAAAAACTCTTTGTCGAGTGGCTGAAGCGCGCCTACGGCGGCGACATTGCCGCGCTCAACGAGGCGTGGGGCGGCACGACATTCAAGAAATTCGACGCCAGGCTCGCCGCGCACACGCCCGATGTGGACGAATACGCGAAGAATCCGGGACTGTTTCTCGACTGGTGCGAGTTTCAGGCCGGGTTTTTCACCCACGTGATGGCCGAGCAAATGGCGGCGATGCGCGAGGCCGATCCGCGCAAGCGCGGCGTGGTGCACAAGAGCACGCAGATCACCCTTGAAGTGCCCGACTGCGCCCGCATGCGCATGATGGACCACGGAAGTTTCGCCGAGGCCGTGCGTCCCTACGGCGGCGGGCTCTATGGCATCGACATGTATGGCGCTGGCGACCGGCAGGCCTATGAGGCGAACTACATTTATAACTGCATCCGCCCCGCCGACCGCGCGCCCGGCTTCGGCGTGATGCTTTGCGAAAACAACAACCACGGCGGCCCCGGTCACCAGTTTGCCGCCACCGAGTGGCGGCTGCTGGCCAACGGCGTGAAGGGCATGATGTATTTCACGCCTGGATACATCGGCGCGCCGAAAAAGGACGACTTCAACACCTTCGCGTTCATTGACCCCGTGACGGGGCGGCCGAAGGACAAGCTCTTCTACGCCGCGCGCTGGGCGGGCGCGGTGCACCGCAGCGAAAAGTTCTGGACCGACGCCGTCCCCGCGCCCGGCCTGCCGCGCATCGCCATGCTCGTGCCGAAGCGCGACATCCTGCTTTCGGAGCGGTCGGACCGGAACAAAAACGAGGGCCGTTTCTCCTATCCGCGCAATCACCGCTGGATGGTTTTCCGCTGGCTGCGCGAACAGGGTTACTGGGTGGACGTGCTGCCCTACGAGAAGCTCCGGGACGATTATCTCGCGGCCTACGACGCGCTCGTGCTCGTAGGCGCGGAGCATCTCGCGCCCCGCGAATGCGAGGCCATCGCGCGCTTCACCGCCTCGGGCCGCGTGCTCGTCGCCGACACGATGCCCGGCTACTTTGACCAGCACCACCGCAAGCTCAACGCCTTCGCCAAGCCGATGGGCGTCGAGGTGACGCGTTTGCCTGCGCCGGGCGAAATCGGCTTTGAACTCGATGGCCGCCGGGTCGCCGCAAAGACCCCCGTCAGCATTACCGTGAGTGACGCCGAGGTGCTGGCGAAGGACGAGAAAGGCGCGCCGCTCGCGCTCCTGAAAACCTTCCACGACGGCCGCATCCTGCTGCTGCCTTTCGAACTCGGCTCCCTTGTCCACGACCGGAAGGCCGACGCGCTCGCATCCACGCAGTCCGTGGCCGCCCCCACCGCCGGCAGCGAGCACTACGCGGCGTTCCCCGGCGAGTTCGACATCGGCGCGTGGCTCGGCGGCCTGCTCGCGCGCGCCGGCGTGAAGCCGGCCACGGCGGTTGTTTCCGGCGGCGGCGATGCCACGCGCATCATTCGCATCGAGCAGCCGTATGTTGACGCGGCGGGAAACATTGCCGTCGTCGTGGCCGATCGCGCGCAACTTGACCCGCAGGAAAAAATCCCCGCGGGTGAGATCGAGTTGCCGCTTCCCGATGGCGCATGGGAAAGCGCGCTCTGGGCGGCGGCAGAGGACGCCGGGCTGCATCCGGTGAAAGTGAGGCGTGTCTCCGGCGCGTTGCACCGTGTGTCGCTGCCGGAGGTGGCGAGCGCCGGTGTGTTGTATTTTTTCCGAAAGCACGACCCGCTCATCGGCCTCTCGCGCATCGAGACCGGCGCGGTATCGGCGGACGGCCAGACCGCGAAGGTCGCGCCCGGCGCGACGTTTGCCGTGAGCGCCACGCTCTTCAACACCACCGGCGCCACGCTCCCCGAGGGCGGACTGCGCCTGCTTGCGCCCGCGGGCTGGACGATTTCCGGGAGCAATGCCGCCACGCCCGCGCTCGCCCCCGGAGCGTCCGCCGAGGCGAGCTTCACCATCACGGCGGAACCCGACGGCAGGCGCATGGCGCCCGATTGGATTTATCCCCTCGTCGCGCGCTGGAATACCGCCGGCGAAGACCGCGCGATCGCCGCGACCTGGGTCGAGGGCGCGCCTGTCCCCGCGGACATCCCGCTGCTGCTGACCGACAATGCGCGCTACCCCGACGATTATCCGTATAAAAAGAAAACCGGCGCGACCTACCGCTACACCGATCCGTCGTGGGCCGCCGCCGATCCCATCAGCAAGGCCGGCCGCACCAAACCCGGCGAGGCGCTGACGGGCGGTTTCGGCAGCATCGGCGGCGAGCGCAACAGTTTCAACCGGGGCGACTACGTGAAGACATTCTACGCGCGCTACCCGTCGCGGCAAGTCGAGGTGGTGTTTGACCTGCGGGACGCGCATGCCCTCCGCCGCCTGAACATCGTCGCCGGCCCCGAGCCTGTCCAGCCGCGCGAAGTGCGCGTGCTCACGAGCGAGGATGGCGGCTCGTTCGCGCTGCAAAAGACCATCGCGTGGACCGCGAACGAAATGGAGCTCATCGCCGGCCTCGACGACGTGCGCGCCCGCCACGTGAAGCTCGTCGTCGAATGGCCCGCCGCCGGCGGCACGCTCGACGAGGTGGAGATATGGGGGCGCTAG
- the pgmB gene encoding beta-phosphoglucomutase has product MINDPMLQSRGAIFDLDGVIVDTARYHYLAWRRLASELGFEFSLADNERLKGVSRARSLELLLEAGGLSLGVEKKAALAEKKNRWYVESLARMDGSELLPGARDYLLAQRAAGRRVALGSASKNAGMILQRLGIAGLFDAVIDGTRVTNAKPDPEVFLLAARELALAPADCVVFEDAAAGVEAARRAGMRVVGIGDAAILRDADLVVSGLDRLLPAASVPTA; this is encoded by the coding sequence ATGATCAACGACCCGATGCTTCAGTCGCGCGGCGCCATTTTTGACCTCGACGGCGTGATCGTCGACACGGCCCGCTATCATTACCTTGCGTGGCGGCGGCTCGCATCCGAACTCGGCTTCGAGTTCAGCCTTGCGGACAACGAACGGCTCAAGGGCGTGAGCCGCGCCCGCTCGCTGGAGCTATTGCTGGAGGCCGGGGGGCTTTCCCTCGGCGTGGAAAAGAAGGCCGCGCTCGCGGAGAAAAAGAACCGCTGGTATGTCGAGTCCCTCGCGCGCATGGACGGAAGCGAGCTTCTGCCCGGCGCGCGCGACTATCTTCTGGCGCAACGCGCGGCCGGACGCCGCGTCGCGCTCGGATCGGCGAGCAAAAACGCCGGGATGATCCTGCAACGGCTGGGCATCGCCGGGTTGTTCGATGCGGTGATCGACGGCACCAGGGTGACCAACGCCAAGCCCGATCCCGAGGTCTTCCTTCTGGCTGCGCGGGAGCTGGCGCTGGCGCCGGCCGACTGCGTGGTGTTCGAGGACGCCGCCGCCGGCGTGGAGGCGGCCCGGCGCGCGGGCATGCGCGTGGTGGGCATCGGAGACGCGGCGATTTTGCGCGATGCGGATCTCGTGGTCTCCGGCCTCGACCGGCTGCTGCCCGCCGCCTCCGTTCCGACAGCCTGA
- a CDS encoding glycosyl hydrolase family 65 protein, giving the protein MTAIKESFRQHPAPPSASRGWMVEDTAFDPAAIEKNGCKFMIGNGRAGVRGTLEEFSRRQLAACTLAGLYDQVPGKWREPVNAPNPFFVRVWLDGELLSPESRAPSAHRQRLDLRAALHSRETVFRLDDGCEVTLRAERFLSAADTHIGALRFAVSTSGGCRLVIEAGIDGDVWDLNGPHLRDFAESERGGVMRLAARTQEQGRAVAVAAAVEPAFAKDDLRGDEMIGWHGRLAHAAALRAANAEEHGRVARATQSAVSGDSGAIGAPRILRRMTLVARAGIEYSFVQYIAIFADDGVDGEGRPAPSAADAAAAACRAARAAGYDALLAAHRAVWAERWARSDVQIEGDDGAQLALRHSIYQLLIIAPGHSDRVSIPARGLSGQVYKGGVFWDTEIFMLPFFNHTQPETARRLLAYRRHTLDGARRKAADLGFRGAFYAWESQETGDDACTYFNVTDVFTGRPLRTYFRDRQVHISADVAVAVWRHFEQTGDLGFLAGTGAEVVLECARFFLSRACINPDTRRFELRDVVGPDEYHERVDNNAFTNAMVAATLRIALDTLALLAEHAQAARAELVARLDYGDDARRLEEMAAALYRPQPAPGTGIIEQFDGYRRLEDASLAEVRARVIKPNEYWGATHGVAANTKVIKQADVVLMTHLFRDEFSDEVKRANWEYYEPRTEHGSSLSPCVYALVAADIGKTDWAYRYFLKTATIDLTGNSKQYVGPLYIGGTHPAANGGAWMTAVLGFGGLRMARDFVSVNPILPSAWRALAFRFCTRGQWFAVRVTRAAITVTADAANTAPAAFELHGGARRDCAPGETITSATATA; this is encoded by the coding sequence ATGACCGCGATAAAAGAAAGCTTCCGTCAGCACCCCGCACCGCCGTCCGCCAGCCGCGGCTGGATGGTGGAGGACACCGCGTTTGACCCGGCGGCCATCGAGAAGAACGGCTGCAAGTTCATGATCGGAAACGGGCGCGCCGGTGTGCGCGGCACGCTGGAGGAATTTTCCAGGCGGCAGCTCGCCGCCTGCACGCTGGCGGGGCTCTACGACCAGGTCCCGGGGAAATGGCGCGAGCCGGTCAACGCCCCGAATCCCTTCTTCGTGCGCGTGTGGCTCGACGGCGAACTGCTGTCGCCGGAGTCGCGCGCGCCGTCCGCGCACCGCCAGCGGCTCGACTTGCGCGCGGCGCTGCACTCGCGTGAAACGGTGTTCCGCCTGGATGACGGCTGCGAAGTGACGCTGCGGGCGGAACGTTTCCTGAGCGCGGCCGACACGCATATCGGCGCGTTGCGTTTCGCGGTGAGCACATCGGGCGGCTGCCGGCTCGTCATCGAGGCGGGCATCGACGGCGACGTGTGGGATTTGAACGGCCCCCATTTGCGGGATTTCGCCGAGTCTGAACGCGGCGGCGTGATGCGGCTCGCCGCCCGCACGCAGGAACAGGGACGGGCGGTGGCCGTCGCGGCCGCGGTGGAGCCGGCGTTTGCCAAGGACGATTTGCGCGGCGACGAAATGATAGGGTGGCATGGGCGACTCGCCCATGCGGCGGCGCTCCGCGCCGCGAATGCCGAAGAACACGGGCGAGTCGCCCGTGCCACTCAATCCGCTGTCTCCGGCGACAGCGGGGCAATCGGCGCGCCCAGGATTCTTCGTCGCATGACGCTCGTCGCGCGGGCCGGCATTGAGTATTCATTTGTTCAATACATAGCGATTTTCGCGGACGACGGCGTGGATGGGGAAGGTCGCCCCGCGCCGTCCGCCGCGGATGCCGCGGCGGCGGCCTGCCGCGCGGCGCGGGCCGCCGGTTACGATGCGCTGCTTGCCGCGCACCGCGCGGTCTGGGCGGAGCGCTGGGCGCGCTCGGACGTGCAAATCGAGGGTGACGACGGGGCGCAACTGGCGCTTCGGCACAGCATCTACCAGCTCCTCATCATCGCGCCGGGGCACTCGGATCGCGTGTCGATTCCGGCGCGCGGGCTGTCGGGACAGGTTTACAAGGGCGGCGTGTTTTGGGACACGGAAATCTTCATGCTGCCGTTCTTCAACCACACGCAGCCCGAGACGGCGCGGCGGCTGCTCGCCTACCGGCGGCATACGCTCGACGGTGCGCGGCGCAAGGCGGCCGACCTCGGGTTTCGCGGCGCGTTCTACGCGTGGGAAAGCCAGGAGACGGGCGACGACGCCTGCACGTATTTCAACGTCACCGACGTGTTCACCGGCCGTCCGCTGCGCACATATTTCCGCGACAGGCAGGTGCACATCAGCGCCGATGTGGCGGTGGCGGTGTGGCGGCATTTCGAGCAGACGGGCGACCTCGGCTTCCTCGCCGGCACGGGCGCGGAGGTCGTGCTGGAGTGCGCGCGTTTTTTCCTTTCCCGCGCCTGCATCAATCCCGACACGCGCCGGTTTGAGCTGCGCGATGTCGTCGGTCCCGACGAATACCACGAGCGCGTGGACAACAACGCCTTCACCAATGCCATGGTCGCGGCCACGCTGCGCATCGCCCTCGACACGCTGGCGTTGCTGGCGGAGCACGCGCAGGCGGCCCGTGCGGAGCTGGTCGCGCGCCTCGACTACGGGGACGACGCGCGCCGGCTGGAGGAGATGGCGGCGGCGCTTTACCGTCCGCAGCCCGCGCCCGGCACCGGAATCATCGAGCAATTCGACGGCTACCGCCGGCTGGAGGACGCGAGCCTGGCCGAGGTGCGCGCCCGCGTCATCAAGCCGAACGAATACTGGGGCGCGACCCACGGCGTGGCGGCGAACACCAAGGTCATCAAGCAGGCCGACGTGGTGTTGATGACGCACCTGTTTCGCGACGAGTTTTCCGACGAGGTCAAGCGCGCCAACTGGGAGTATTACGAGCCGCGCACCGAGCACGGTTCCAGTCTCAGCCCGTGCGTTTACGCGCTCGTGGCGGCCGACATCGGCAAGACGGACTGGGCGTATCGCTACTTTCTCAAGACCGCGACCATCGACCTGACGGGCAACTCAAAACAATACGTCGGCCCGCTCTACATCGGCGGCACGCACCCGGCGGCGAACGGCGGCGCGTGGATGACCGCCGTGCTCGGCTTCGGCGGGCTGCGCATGGCGCGCGATTTCGTATCCGTAAATCCGATACTGCCGTCCGCATGGCGCGCCCTGGCGTTCCGTTTCTGCACGCGCGGCCAATGGTTCGCGGTGCGCGTCACGCGCGCCGCGATCACCGTGACGGCCGATGCGGCGAACACCGCGCCGGCGGCGTTTGAGCTGCACGGCGGCGCGCGCCGCGATTGCGCGCCGGGCGAGACCATCACCTCGGCCACGGCAACCGCGTGA